In Methylocystis sp. IM3, the DNA window CGGGAATTTCGAAAACAGCGGGCGCCCAAGCCTCCGCCAGGCAATGGCCAGCCCCGGCCGGTTTTATTTTCACGCGTTCGAGGGTCTCGAGTGTGTCGAACAAACCCGCGCGGCCCCAATCCAGGACATGGTTATTGGCGAGCGCGCAGCAGTCCACGCCGGCACTAATCAGGCAGCCAGCATTTTCCGGGCTCATTCGGTAATTTATCCCCTTGGGAAAATAGCTTTCGTTTCGAGTGACGCTTGTTTCGAGGTTGATGATACGCAGGTCAGGTTTGGCGCGCTCGAATTCTTGGAGCGCAGTTCCCCAAATATAGGAAAACGGCGCGGATCTCGGGATGTCGCCGTGCACATCTTCGGCGAGTCCAACATATTCCTCCGCTGAGGCCATACATTCTTCGTAAATGCGAGGGTTGCACGGATAGGGCAAAATCTGGTCGATGCCGCGTCCAGTCATCACATCCCCGCAAAGGAACAGCTTGATCGAGGAGGGGCGCATGCATTTGAATCCTGAATGTCCTATAGGGCCTTGGAGGCGCGGCCTTTCATTGAAGATGTCAAGTCGGCATGTCTCGGCACAATTTCTATCCCTGCAGCCGATTCGCAAGCCGAGCGATTCAGCCGAAGCGCGGTGGAACGGGCTGCTCCAGAAATTGGAAAAAACTCTCAGAGCGTTGCGCGCGGCTGAAAGCAAAATGATAGGTCTCCGCCTACCTTCTTTCCTCTCCGAGATGAGTCGTGAACCAGTCGGTCGCCAATCCGACCACCGTCTCTAGGGCGCCGGATTCTTCGAAAAGATGCGTGGCTCCTGGTACGATCTCGAGGCGCGCCTCACATCGCAGCATACGTAGGGCGGCGCGATTGAGTTCGATGACCTCCGTCTCTTATCGCGGCTATGGCGGCTCTAGCGGTTCGCCAACAGAATTCGGTCTGATGCGCGATGACGAGGCCGCATATCGGGAGATCCGCGAGCGAGGGTATCCAAGCGATCGCATCGTTCTGATGGGAGAATCGCTTGGGACAGCCGTGGCTACAGCTGTGGCGAGCGTTCATGACGCAGCCGCCCTTGTTTTGGATTCGCCTTACTCGTCGGTCGCGGACGTCGCCGCGACCCATTATTGGATGTTTCCCGCACCGTGGCTGCTGCTCGATCGATACCGCGCTGATCTTGCGATTCGTCACGTTCATCTGCCGCTACTTGTCATCCACGGAGATGATGATTGGATAGTTCCGAGAAAATTATCGCAACGGCTGTTCAATCTCGCCAACGAACCCAAGACCTTCATCTCGGTATCCGGCGCCGGACACGTCGTGTTGGGGGCGCCCGGCGTTTTTCAGCGTGTTCGTGTGTG includes these proteins:
- a CDS encoding CapA family protein, whose translation is MLSAARNALRVFSNFWSSPFHRASAESLGLRIGCRDRNCAETCRLDIFNERPRLQGPIGHSGFKCMRPSSIKLFLCGDVMTGRGIDQILPYPCNPRIYEECMASAEEYVGLAEDVHGDIPRSAPFSYIWGTALQEFERAKPDLRIINLETSVTRNESYFPKGINYRMSPENAGCLISAGVDCCALANNHVLDWGRAGLFDTLETLERVKIKPAGAGHCLAEAWAPAVFEIPDRGRVLIFSCACVSSGAPMSWAAKSDAAGIALLPSLSEHNVSRIVDAISRAVEPDDVVVLSVHCGPNWGYEVSNDDRKFARRLIDAAPISVLHCHSSHHPKGIEVYRDRLILYGCGDFLNDYEGISGYEEYRGDLALMYFAEVEAGTGFLLALEMTPLQIRRFSLCPPSATDVAWLQRKLDYESRKLGARVSSTSGGRLALSWRRQTA
- a CDS encoding alpha/beta hydrolase, with product MTSVSYRGYGGSSGSPTEFGLMRDDEAAYREIRERGYPSDRIVLMGESLGTAVATAVASVHDAAALVLDSPYSSVADVAATHYWMFPAPWLLLDRYRADLAIRHVHLPLLVIHGDDDWIVPRKLSQRLFNLANEPKTFISVSGAGHVVLGAPGVFQRVRVWIDAWTGVKRDNS